The window CTCATCGGCTGCCCCAGCTGGAACCGCTCCCAGCTGCCGTCGAAGCCGACGTTGCTGTCCAGCACCATCCGCTCCACCCGCCGCGGGAAGAGCGTCGCGTAGTACGCGCCGATCATGGTCGCGTAGGACGGGCCGTAGTAGGTGATCCGCCGCTCGCCGAGCAGGGCGCGGAAGAGGTCGAGGTCGCGGACGGTCTGCTCGGTGGTCAGGAACGGCAGCAGACCGCCGCTGCGCCGCGCGCAGTCGGCGCCGAGGCGACGGGAGTTGTCGATCACGCGGGCGCGGGCGGCCGGGTCGTCGTCGCGGAAGTCCCCGGCGAAGAAGTCCTGGAACTCCTCCGGTGTCTGGCAGACGGGCCGGGTGCTCCGGCCCACCCCGCGCTGGTCGAAGCCCACCACGTCGTACGCGGCTCCGACGGCCGGCGCCGCGCGCACGAAGCTGCCCGGCCGCAGCAGCCCCGTCCCGCCGGGGCCGCCGGCGGCCATCAGCAGGGTGCCGCGCCGCTTCGCCGGGTCGTCCGCCCGGTGCCGGGACACCGCGACGGAGAGGTCCGGACCGCGCTTCGGGTGGTGCCAGTCGCGCGGGACGGCCATCGTGGCGCACTCCAGATCGGGCGCCTCCGCACAGGGCTGCCAGGCGAGTCGCTGCTGGGTGTAGCGGGAGGGGACGGGCGGTACCGGGGCCGCGGCGGCCGCGGCCGCGGCGGCGCCGGTGACGGGCAGGGACAGGGCGGCGAGGAGCGCGGCCACCGCGGTGGCGAGCGCCCCCCGGCGCCGGCGGGTGCTGGGTACGGATTCGTTCACGTCTTGATCCTCGGGGCCCGGAGCGGGTGCGGTCGATCCGGCACGCACCACTTTTCGGGGTGGTGCGGACGACACCCGCCGAACGGCGGGGGCGCCGAGGGCGCAGGGCTCCTCCAGGTCGCCCGGACAGCACTGTTGACGGGCCGTCGGCCGGGCGAACGGCGGGCGCGCGAGGGGGACGGCCCGGTCGTGTGTCGGGGTCGCGCCGCCCGGAGGAGCGATTGTCGGTGCAGGTCGTTAGGCTGCCGTCCGCAGTGATCGGAACGGAACCAGCACGGGCACGGGGCAGGCGGTAGCGGTATGACGACGACGGACGACGGGGTGGGCGGGGCCCGCGAGGCGCTGGCCGCGCTGCGCGCGCTGGCGCAGGAACCGTCCGG of the Kitasatospora sp. NBC_01246 genome contains:
- a CDS encoding alpha/beta hydrolase, whose protein sequence is MNESVPSTRRRRGALATAVAALLAALSLPVTGAAAAAAAAAPVPPVPSRYTQQRLAWQPCAEAPDLECATMAVPRDWHHPKRGPDLSVAVSRHRADDPAKRRGTLLMAAGGPGGTGLLRPGSFVRAAPAVGAAYDVVGFDQRGVGRSTRPVCQTPEEFQDFFAGDFRDDDPAARARVIDNSRRLGADCARRSGGLLPFLTTEQTVRDLDLFRALLGERRITYYGPSYATMIGAYYATLFPRRVERMVLDSNVGFDGSWERFQLGQPMSFQRRFEEDFLPWLAARDDTYHYGATVAEAGAHWERRRAALHDGPLVDGALTVGPNQLDNGTVQAVYRASDGFPALATALTALDDWPGASPAARETARQVFGQYLSPGFLAEYFAVTCNDTPWTGNLDTWVARGRELTARWPLAGARTLAFAAVCATWPAPTAPRVRVTGAGLPPTLMLNSVHDPATYYEAARSAHRALRGSRLVTVTGSGDHGQYPGSNACVREVVESYLLDDRVPARDLSCPSPQSG